A genome region from Streptomyces sp. S4.7 includes the following:
- a CDS encoding YciI family protein produces the protein MPRYLTTIHLDENNVPSDGPSPELMDRMGALIEEMNKAGVMLETAGLTPSAQGTRVLWSGGKISVTDGPFTEAKEVIGGYSILQAKNQAEAVEWSKRFLQVHEDTWTISVQVREIGE, from the coding sequence ATGCCGCGCTATCTGACCACCATCCACCTGGACGAGAACAACGTTCCCTCCGACGGCCCCAGCCCCGAACTCATGGACCGCATGGGCGCGCTCATCGAAGAGATGAACAAGGCCGGCGTGATGCTGGAGACCGCCGGGCTCACGCCGTCCGCGCAGGGCACCCGTGTCCTGTGGTCCGGCGGGAAGATCTCCGTCACCGACGGGCCCTTCACCGAGGCCAAGGAGGTCATCGGCGGGTACTCGATCCTCCAGGCCAAGAACCAGGCCGAGGCCGTCGAGTGGAGCAAGAGGTTCCTGCAGGTCCACGAGGACACCTGGACGATCTCGGTCCAGGTGCGCGAGATCGGCGAGTAA
- a CDS encoding sigma-70 family RNA polymerase sigma factor: protein MAVTADSGSAGAVEAVFRIEQARIIAAVTRIVRDVGIAEELAQDALVAALEQWPESGVPDRPGAWLMATAKHRAIDLVRRRETYKRKLAEVGRTLEETAPPPEPAEPDDIDDDLLRLVFVSCHPVLSTGARVALTLRLLGGLTTDEIARAYLVPEPTVAQRIVRAKRSLAKAGVPFEVPYGAERDARLASVLEVIYLVFNEGYSATAGDDLLRPGLCEDALRLARVLSGLMPDEPEVHALAALLELQASRTAARTGPDGAPVLLADQDRSRWDRRLIRRGVEALTRASTLDGAPGPYALQAAIAACHARAATYGDTDWAAIAALYGRLAALTPSPVVELNRAVAVSMADGPEAALALVDALAAEPALKGYHLLPSVRGDLLARLGRTEEARSEFVRAASLTRNERERALLEDRAARTGRAGAGQ from the coding sequence GTGGCCGTGACGGCAGACAGCGGCAGCGCGGGCGCGGTGGAAGCGGTGTTCAGGATCGAGCAGGCGAGGATCATCGCCGCCGTCACGCGCATCGTGCGGGACGTCGGCATCGCCGAGGAACTGGCGCAGGACGCCCTGGTCGCCGCGTTGGAACAGTGGCCGGAGTCGGGCGTCCCGGACAGACCGGGAGCCTGGCTCATGGCCACGGCCAAGCACCGCGCCATCGATCTCGTACGCCGCCGCGAGACGTACAAGCGCAAGCTCGCCGAGGTCGGCCGCACCCTGGAGGAGACGGCGCCGCCGCCCGAACCCGCCGAGCCGGACGACATCGACGACGACCTGCTGCGGCTCGTCTTCGTCTCCTGCCACCCCGTGCTGTCCACCGGGGCGCGCGTCGCCCTCACCCTGCGGCTGCTCGGCGGACTCACCACCGACGAGATCGCCCGCGCCTATCTGGTGCCGGAGCCGACCGTCGCCCAGCGCATCGTGCGCGCCAAACGCAGCCTCGCCAAGGCCGGGGTGCCCTTCGAGGTGCCGTACGGCGCGGAGCGCGACGCGCGCCTCGCGTCCGTGCTGGAGGTCATCTACCTCGTCTTCAACGAGGGTTACTCCGCCACCGCCGGGGACGACCTGCTGCGCCCCGGACTCTGCGAGGACGCGCTGCGCCTCGCGCGCGTACTGAGCGGCCTGATGCCCGACGAGCCCGAGGTGCACGCCCTGGCGGCCCTGCTGGAGCTCCAGGCGTCCCGTACGGCCGCCCGTACCGGCCCCGACGGCGCGCCCGTCCTGCTCGCCGACCAGGACCGCTCGCGCTGGGACCGGCGGCTGATCCGCCGTGGCGTCGAGGCCCTGACCCGGGCGAGCACGCTGGACGGCGCCCCCGGCCCGTACGCCCTCCAGGCCGCGATCGCCGCGTGCCACGCGCGGGCGGCGACGTACGGGGACACGGACTGGGCCGCGATCGCCGCGCTGTACGGGCGTCTCGCCGCGCTCACCCCCTCGCCGGTCGTGGAGCTGAACCGCGCGGTCGCCGTCTCGATGGCCGACGGGCCCGAGGCCGCTCTGGCGCTGGTCGACGCGCTGGCGGCGGAGCCCGCGCTCAAGGGCTACCACCTGCTGCCGAGCGTGCGCGGCGATCTGCTGGCCAGGCTGGGGCGTACGGAGGAGGCGCGGTCGGAGTTCGTACGGGCGGCCTCGCTGACCCGCAACGAGCGGGAACGCGCCCTGCTGGAGGACCGGGCGGCCCGCACCGGGCGGGCGGGGGCCGGGCAATAA
- a CDS encoding Tox-REase-5 domain-containing protein, translated as MVYTLFGFTVLGGIGLLLSAAAADAVDAELIGLTVWAAAPGTVGWLLSRRLWTGGVREWRALIAVQAWLVLGGISNITEGSFQGFTQLVLPVLILVFLWHPGSREWLRLEPERRAEHRSFSLARFIRWRSDGGQTALEYLGLFVLVAAIIVGLTASGVGGQMSDGLRSAVCSITGAACPAGDGDSVEAGDGRDGADGSPADPGDPGDPGGSRNDNGGTVPVGVETDEDRNEAAADEPGWEGDEAAAGNGDDGGEKAEDCGGWGFFSCAADRGGQVVKGLFVDGVWGDVTGVWDLVTDPGGTWDGLKEYGSSLGDKWSEDSKDAGDKWAKGDHLDALTDWGGASVNTVVTAGDDMFVGDEVRDRWNNGEKTRAVTDVVWNVGSIFIPGYNAAKVGGKLGKVGKLGKLGKLGRSADKAREAADRARKAAEKGDVKAADDAAKEAQKHADDAEKELAEKGCLISSGPIGGRLPGGPGGTGGPAAQRPSLTGGVNAAGRTLAVYRAGGVPVLLPFEKKCDGASQEEIDAAEQAKKDAADAQAAKREAGQKAVAKWKKPSWYGDLKNPRKGSKDLGDGKWKTKKSVAYGPAMERWMRFQEQVSGVKRGKEYAVKDPDTGRDVDFDGWDSAGQKYKEAKFGYGGKVRPDGTLEPAQATKWVEQARRQVRVANGKPVEWNLSNKQAADAAQKAFDDAGVDVDVVHTPWKP; from the coding sequence TTGGTTTACACACTCTTCGGCTTCACCGTGCTGGGCGGAATCGGCCTGCTCCTCTCGGCCGCCGCGGCGGACGCGGTGGACGCCGAACTCATCGGTCTGACCGTGTGGGCGGCGGCGCCCGGCACCGTGGGATGGCTGCTGTCCCGGCGGCTGTGGACCGGCGGTGTGCGGGAGTGGCGGGCCCTGATCGCCGTACAGGCGTGGCTGGTTCTGGGCGGCATCTCCAACATCACCGAGGGCTCCTTCCAGGGCTTCACCCAACTCGTGCTGCCGGTGCTGATCCTGGTCTTTCTGTGGCACCCCGGAAGCCGGGAGTGGCTGCGGCTCGAACCCGAACGGCGGGCGGAGCACCGGTCGTTCTCGTTGGCCCGGTTCATCAGGTGGCGGAGCGACGGGGGCCAGACGGCGCTCGAATACCTCGGGCTGTTCGTCCTCGTGGCCGCGATCATCGTCGGGCTCACCGCGAGCGGCGTCGGCGGGCAGATGTCCGACGGCCTCCGGTCCGCGGTCTGTTCGATCACCGGCGCGGCGTGCCCGGCCGGCGACGGCGACTCCGTCGAGGCGGGCGACGGCCGGGACGGCGCCGACGGCAGCCCGGCCGACCCTGGCGATCCCGGGGACCCCGGCGGTTCGCGGAACGACAACGGCGGCACCGTCCCCGTCGGCGTCGAGACCGACGAGGACCGCAACGAGGCCGCGGCCGACGAGCCCGGCTGGGAGGGCGACGAGGCCGCGGCCGGCAACGGCGACGACGGCGGGGAGAAGGCCGAGGACTGCGGAGGCTGGGGCTTCTTCTCCTGCGCCGCCGACCGTGGCGGCCAGGTCGTCAAGGGCCTGTTCGTGGACGGCGTCTGGGGAGACGTCACGGGCGTCTGGGACCTCGTCACCGACCCGGGAGGCACCTGGGACGGCCTCAAGGAGTACGGCAGCAGCCTGGGCGACAAATGGTCAGAGGACTCCAAGGACGCCGGTGACAAGTGGGCGAAGGGCGACCACCTCGACGCCCTGACCGACTGGGGCGGCGCGTCCGTCAACACGGTCGTCACGGCGGGCGACGACATGTTCGTCGGCGACGAGGTCCGCGACCGGTGGAACAACGGCGAGAAGACCCGGGCGGTCACCGACGTCGTGTGGAACGTCGGGTCGATCTTCATCCCCGGCTACAACGCGGCGAAGGTCGGCGGGAAGCTCGGGAAGGTCGGCAAGCTGGGCAAGCTCGGGAAACTGGGCAGGTCGGCCGACAAGGCTCGCGAGGCCGCCGACCGCGCCCGCAAGGCCGCGGAGAAGGGCGACGTCAAGGCCGCCGACGACGCGGCGAAGGAGGCGCAGAAGCACGCCGACGACGCCGAGAAGGAGCTGGCGGAGAAGGGCTGTCTGATCAGCTCCGGCCCGATCGGCGGCCGGCTCCCGGGCGGACCGGGCGGCACCGGCGGCCCGGCCGCCCAGCGGCCCTCGCTCACCGGCGGCGTCAACGCGGCCGGACGGACCCTGGCGGTCTACCGGGCGGGCGGCGTACCCGTACTCCTGCCGTTCGAGAAGAAGTGCGACGGCGCGAGCCAGGAGGAGATCGACGCCGCCGAGCAGGCGAAGAAGGACGCCGCCGACGCGCAGGCGGCCAAGCGGGAAGCCGGCCAGAAGGCGGTCGCCAAGTGGAAGAAGCCGTCCTGGTACGGCGATCTGAAGAATCCGCGCAAGGGATCCAAGGACCTCGGCGACGGCAAGTGGAAGACGAAGAAGTCGGTCGCGTACGGCCCCGCGATGGAGCGCTGGATGCGGTTCCAGGAGCAGGTCTCCGGGGTGAAGCGCGGCAAGGAGTACGCGGTGAAGGACCCGGACACCGGCCGCGACGTCGACTTCGACGGCTGGGACTCCGCGGGGCAGAAGTACAAGGAGGCGAAGTTCGGGTACGGGGGCAAGGTCCGTCCGGATGGCACCCTGGAACCCGCACAGGCCACCAAGTGGGTCGAACAGGCGCGGCGCCAGGTGCGGGTGGCGAACGGCAAGCCGGTCGAGTGGAACCTCTCCAACAAGCAGGCCGCCGACGCCGCGCAGAAGGCGTTCGACGATGCTGGGGTGGACGTGGATGTCGTACACACGCCCTGGAAGCCGTAG
- a CDS encoding class I SAM-dependent methyltransferase, translated as MTDRTDRTPSPAPSPAPLLSEEGQALLAALRDHDPAQELALATRLRRDHPAELVSAALAQARLRQRAVAKFGERDAYRMYFTPHGVEQATRTSVAAHRAGRFRDIGLRGGGPARITDLCCGVGGDAIELARAGFAVTAVDRDPVTCEIAALNVRTLAPDAPPATVVRADVTTYDLAAAPAPDALFIDPARRGGRGRIFDPEAYSPPLSWAVEAVRTVGAGGIKIAPGIPHELVPDDFEAEWISDSGDVKEAVLWHHATGPGPGPGSGAGAITPGARRATLLPAGLTLTGRGLPDPPVREVGRYLYEPDGAVIRAHLVAEVADELDGGLIDETIAYITADGRRPTPYATAYEITDELPFNLKRLKALLRERGVGILTVKKRGSPVEPEELRRRMKLQGRESATVFLTRVVGAPTMLLGRPA; from the coding sequence GTGACCGACCGCACCGACCGCACCCCCTCCCCCGCACCGTCGCCCGCCCCGCTGCTCTCCGAGGAGGGCCAGGCCCTGCTCGCCGCCCTCCGCGACCACGACCCGGCGCAGGAGCTGGCCCTGGCGACCCGGCTGCGCCGCGACCACCCCGCCGAACTGGTCTCCGCGGCCCTCGCGCAGGCCCGGCTGCGACAGCGGGCGGTCGCCAAGTTCGGCGAACGGGACGCGTACCGCATGTACTTCACGCCGCACGGCGTCGAGCAGGCCACCCGCACCTCGGTCGCCGCCCACCGGGCCGGCCGGTTCCGGGACATCGGCCTCCGGGGCGGCGGCCCGGCGCGGATCACCGACCTGTGCTGCGGCGTCGGCGGCGACGCCATCGAGCTGGCCCGCGCGGGGTTCGCCGTGACAGCGGTCGACCGTGACCCCGTGACCTGCGAGATCGCCGCGCTCAACGTCCGCACGCTGGCACCGGACGCCCCGCCCGCGACAGTCGTACGCGCGGACGTCACGACATACGACCTGGCCGCCGCGCCGGCCCCCGACGCCCTCTTCATCGACCCGGCCAGACGCGGCGGCCGGGGGCGGATCTTCGATCCGGAGGCGTACTCGCCGCCGCTGTCCTGGGCGGTCGAGGCAGTACGCACGGTCGGCGCCGGCGGCATCAAGATCGCGCCCGGCATCCCGCACGAGCTGGTCCCCGACGACTTCGAGGCCGAGTGGATCTCCGACAGCGGCGATGTCAAGGAGGCGGTGCTCTGGCACCACGCGACCGGTCCCGGACCGGGTCCGGGGTCCGGCGCGGGTGCGATCACGCCCGGCGCCCGGCGCGCCACGCTTCTCCCCGCCGGCCTCACCCTGACCGGCCGCGGACTGCCCGACCCACCGGTCAGAGAGGTCGGCCGCTATCTGTACGAGCCGGACGGCGCCGTCATCCGCGCCCATCTGGTCGCCGAGGTCGCCGACGAGCTGGACGGCGGGCTGATCGACGAGACCATCGCGTACATCACGGCGGACGGACGGCGTCCGACGCCGTACGCGACGGCGTACGAGATCACCGACGAGCTGCCCTTCAACCTCAAGCGGCTCAAGGCCCTGCTCCGTGAGCGCGGCGTCGGCATCCTCACGGTCAAGAAGCGCGGCTCGCCCGTCGAACCGGAGGAGCTGCGGCGGCGGATGAAGCTCCAGGGGCGGGAATCGGCCACGGTCTTCCTGACCCGGGTCGTGGGCGCGCCCACGATGCTGCTCGGCCGTCCGGCCTGA
- a CDS encoding polysaccharide deacetylase family protein: protein MQLVRQNEEKVAERRKGHPGRRARPVVAVLLIAALGSACAGESGDRGGGDRGGRSGDGGGGGGGPVESATATPGRAGPDAAKKADAAKKADAKKADAKKADAAKKAEAAVAKAQARRAVAARKWKLAKTPLAAPPPPAVKPRITTRKGFEVTGGATLPPVFTSVPTKQKVVFLTIDDGAEKDPELLRMMTELKIPYSAFLSDYVINDDYAYFKKMQARGVSLHNHTLTHPYLPGLSYEKQKREICGQQEKIKKRYGKRPELFRPPYGNYNAGTLRAAKSCGVKAVPLWSSEAFPDHMEWRERDRDLHPGDIVLTHFRGKDEWKGSMPDMIRHVMKTVTDKGYAVAKLEDYV from the coding sequence ATGCAACTAGTACGACAAAACGAAGAAAAGGTCGCAGAGCGGCGAAAAGGTCACCCCGGCAGACGGGCGCGCCCGGTCGTCGCCGTGCTCCTGATCGCCGCGCTCGGCTCCGCATGCGCGGGAGAGTCCGGTGACCGGGGCGGCGGAGACCGCGGCGGTCGGAGCGGGGACGGCGGTGGCGGAGGCGGCGGACCCGTCGAATCCGCCACCGCGACGCCGGGCCGGGCGGGCCCCGACGCCGCGAAGAAGGCGGACGCCGCGAAGAAGGCGGACGCGAAGAAGGCCGACGCGAAGAAGGCCGACGCCGCGAAGAAGGCCGAGGCCGCCGTCGCCAAGGCCCAGGCGCGCCGTGCCGTGGCCGCCAGGAAGTGGAAACTCGCCAAGACCCCGCTCGCCGCGCCCCCACCGCCCGCGGTGAAGCCGAGGATCACCACGCGCAAGGGCTTCGAGGTCACGGGCGGCGCGACCCTCCCGCCGGTCTTCACCAGCGTCCCGACGAAACAGAAGGTCGTCTTCCTGACGATCGACGACGGCGCGGAGAAGGACCCCGAACTGCTGCGCATGATGACCGAGTTGAAGATCCCGTACAGCGCCTTCCTCAGTGACTACGTCATCAACGACGACTACGCCTACTTCAAGAAGATGCAGGCCCGCGGTGTCTCCCTGCACAACCACACCCTCACCCACCCCTACCTCCCCGGACTCTCCTACGAGAAGCAGAAGCGGGAGATCTGCGGGCAGCAGGAGAAGATCAAGAAGCGGTACGGAAAGCGGCCCGAGCTGTTCCGGCCGCCGTACGGCAACTACAACGCCGGCACCCTCCGCGCCGCCAAGTCCTGCGGCGTCAAGGCGGTGCCGCTGTGGTCGTCCGAGGCGTTCCCCGACCACATGGAGTGGCGCGAACGGGACCGGGACCTGCACCCCGGCGACATCGTTCTCACACATTTCCGCGGCAAGGACGAGTGGAAGGGCTCGATGCCCGACATGATCCGGCACGTCATGAAGACGGTCACGGACAAGGGTTACGCGGTCGCGAAGCTGGAGGACTACGTCTAG
- the groES gene encoding co-chaperone GroES: MTTASTKVAIKPLEDRIVVQPLDAEQTTASGLVIPDTAKEKPQEGVVLAVGPGRFENGERLPLDVSVGDVVLYSKYGGTEVKYSGEEYLVLSARDVLAIIEK, from the coding sequence GTGACGACCGCCAGCACCAAGGTTGCCATCAAGCCGCTCGAGGACCGCATTGTGGTCCAGCCGCTCGACGCAGAGCAGACCACGGCCTCTGGCCTGGTTATTCCGGACACTGCCAAGGAGAAGCCCCAGGAGGGCGTCGTCCTGGCCGTCGGTCCGGGTCGCTTCGAGAACGGCGAGCGGCTTCCGCTCGACGTTTCCGTCGGCGACGTCGTTCTGTACAGCAAGTACGGCGGCACTGAGGTGAAGTACAGCGGCGAGGAGTACCTCGTCCTCTCGGCTCGCGACGTGCTCGCGATCATCGAGAAGTAA
- the groL gene encoding chaperonin GroEL (60 kDa chaperone family; promotes refolding of misfolded polypeptides especially under stressful conditions; forms two stacked rings of heptamers to form a barrel-shaped 14mer; ends can be capped by GroES; misfolded proteins enter the barrel where they are refolded when GroES binds) yields MAKILKFDEDARRALERGVNKLADTVKVTIGPKGRNVVIDKKFGAPTITNDGVTIAREVELDDPYENLGAQLVKEVATKTNDIAGDGTTTATVLAQALVREGLRNVAAGASPAALKKGIDAAVAAVSKELLDTARPIDDKSDIAAVAGLSAQDSQVGELIAEAMDKVGKDGVITVEESNTFGLELEFTEGMAFDKGYLSPYMVTDQERMEAVLDDPYILINQGKIGSIQDLLPLLEKVIQAGGSRPLLIIAEDVEGEALSTLVVNKIRGTFNAVAVKAPGFGDRRKAMLGDIATLTGATVIAEEVGLKLDQAGLDVLGSARRVTVSKDDTTIVDGGGDSTEVTGRVNQIKAEIESTDSDWDREKLQERLAKLAGGVCVIKVGAATEVELKEKKHRLEDAISATRAAVEEGIVSGGGSALVHAAKVLEDGLGKSGDEATGVAVVRRAVVEPLRWIAENAGLEGYVITAKVAELDKGHGFNASTGEYVDLVKAGVIDPVKVTRSALENAASIAALLLTTETLVVEKPAEEEADAGHGGHGHSH; encoded by the coding sequence ATGGCGAAGATCCTGAAGTTCGACGAGGACGCCCGTCGCGCCCTTGAGCGCGGCGTCAACAAGCTTGCCGACACGGTGAAGGTGACGATCGGCCCCAAGGGCCGCAACGTCGTCATCGACAAGAAGTTCGGCGCCCCCACCATCACCAACGACGGCGTCACGATCGCCCGCGAGGTCGAGCTCGACGACCCGTACGAGAACCTCGGCGCCCAGCTCGTGAAGGAGGTGGCGACCAAGACCAACGACATCGCGGGTGACGGCACCACCACCGCCACCGTGCTGGCCCAGGCGCTGGTCCGCGAGGGCCTGCGCAACGTCGCCGCCGGCGCCTCCCCGGCCGCCCTGAAGAAGGGCATCGACGCAGCCGTCGCCGCCGTCTCCAAGGAGCTCCTGGACACGGCCCGCCCGATCGACGACAAGTCCGACATCGCCGCCGTCGCCGGGCTCTCCGCCCAGGACTCGCAGGTCGGCGAGCTCATCGCCGAGGCGATGGACAAGGTCGGCAAGGACGGTGTCATCACCGTCGAGGAGTCCAACACCTTCGGCCTGGAGCTGGAGTTCACCGAGGGCATGGCCTTCGACAAGGGCTACCTCTCGCCGTACATGGTGACCGACCAGGAGCGTATGGAGGCCGTCCTCGACGACCCGTACATCCTGATCAACCAGGGCAAGATCGGCTCCATCCAGGACCTGCTCCCGCTGCTGGAGAAGGTCATCCAGGCGGGCGGCTCCCGGCCGCTGCTGATCATCGCCGAGGACGTCGAGGGCGAGGCGCTCTCCACGCTCGTCGTCAACAAGATCCGCGGCACGTTCAACGCCGTCGCCGTGAAGGCCCCCGGCTTCGGTGACCGCCGCAAGGCCATGCTCGGCGACATCGCCACCCTCACGGGCGCGACCGTCATCGCCGAGGAGGTCGGCCTCAAGCTCGACCAGGCCGGTCTCGACGTACTGGGCTCCGCCCGCCGCGTCACCGTCTCCAAGGACGACACGACCATCGTCGACGGCGGTGGCGACAGCACCGAGGTCACGGGCCGTGTCAACCAGATCAAGGCCGAGATCGAGTCCACGGACTCCGACTGGGACCGCGAGAAGCTCCAGGAGCGCCTCGCGAAGCTGGCCGGCGGCGTGTGCGTGATCAAGGTCGGCGCCGCCACCGAGGTGGAGCTCAAGGAGAAGAAGCACCGTCTGGAGGACGCCATCTCCGCGACCCGCGCCGCGGTCGAGGAGGGCATCGTCTCCGGTGGTGGCTCCGCCCTGGTGCACGCCGCCAAGGTGCTGGAGGACGGCCTGGGCAAGTCGGGCGACGAGGCCACCGGTGTCGCGGTCGTCCGCCGCGCCGTGGTCGAGCCGCTGCGCTGGATCGCCGAGAACGCCGGCCTCGAGGGCTACGTCATCACCGCGAAGGTCGCCGAACTCGACAAGGGTCACGGCTTCAACGCCTCGACCGGCGAGTACGTCGACCTGGTGAAGGCCGGCGTCATCGACCCGGTCAAGGTCACCCGCTCCGCGCTGGAGAACGCCGCTTCCATCGCCGCGCTGCTCCTCACGACCGAGACCCTGGTCGTCGAGAAGCCGGCCGAGGAAGAGGCCGACGCCGGTCACGGCGGCCACGGCCACAGCCACTGA
- a CDS encoding hydroxyacid dehydrogenase: protein MHDATDNRPSALLSMSPGIAERLFSPARLTRLTALVRTDPDLVAHTLTGPGLDPAVAAALADAELLITCWGAPPLTAEVLAAAPRLRAVVHAAGTVKHHVTDACWERGITVASAAAANAHPVAEYTLAAILFAGKGVLGSAHRYRELRGAHDWHRELGGAGNYRRTVGIVGASRIGRRVIELLRPFDLDVLLYDPYVSADGAAALGVEPVPLIELCARAHVVSVHAPQVPATRHMIGAAQLAAMPDGATLINTARGSLIDEDALLPHLVSGRLNAVLDVTDPELPPPASPLYDLPNVLLTPHVAGSLGGEIHRMTDQALDEVERYVKGLPFEDPVHPSSLPHSA from the coding sequence ATGCACGACGCCACTGACAATCGGCCGTCCGCGCTGCTCTCGATGAGTCCGGGCATCGCGGAACGGCTGTTCTCCCCCGCTCGTCTCACCCGGCTGACCGCTCTCGTACGGACCGATCCGGACCTCGTCGCGCACACCCTGACCGGTCCCGGTCTCGACCCCGCCGTCGCCGCCGCGCTCGCGGACGCCGAACTGCTGATCACCTGCTGGGGCGCGCCCCCGCTCACCGCGGAGGTGCTGGCCGCCGCGCCCCGGTTGCGCGCGGTGGTGCACGCCGCGGGCACCGTCAAGCACCATGTCACGGACGCCTGTTGGGAACGGGGCATCACGGTCGCCTCGGCGGCGGCGGCCAACGCCCACCCCGTCGCGGAGTACACGCTGGCCGCGATCCTCTTCGCGGGCAAGGGAGTCCTCGGCTCGGCGCACCGCTACCGGGAACTGCGCGGGGCGCACGACTGGCACCGGGAGCTGGGCGGGGCGGGCAACTACCGCCGTACGGTCGGCATCGTCGGCGCGTCCCGGATCGGGCGCCGGGTGATCGAACTGCTGCGGCCGTTCGACCTCGACGTGCTGCTGTACGACCCGTACGTGTCCGCCGACGGGGCGGCGGCGCTCGGCGTCGAACCGGTGCCGCTGATTGAGCTGTGCGCACGGGCCCACGTGGTGTCCGTCCACGCGCCGCAGGTCCCGGCCACCCGCCATATGATCGGCGCCGCGCAGCTCGCGGCGATGCCGGACGGGGCGACGCTCATCAACACCGCGCGCGGCTCGCTGATCGACGAGGACGCGCTGCTGCCGCATCTGGTCTCCGGCCGGCTGAACGCGGTGCTGGATGTGACGGACCCCGAACTGCCGCCGCCCGCCTCGCCGTTGTACGACCTGCCGAACGTGCTGCTGACACCGCACGTCGCGGGCTCGCTGGGCGGTGAGATCCACCGGATGACGGATCAGGCGCTGGACGAGGTGGAGCGGTACGTGAAGGGGCTGCCGTTCGAGGATCCCGTACACCCGTCGTCGCTGCCGCACTCGGCGTAG
- a CDS encoding SDR family oxidoreductase has translation MTTALITGATAGIGAAFARRLAAGGTSQSGGVGSGHNLVLVARDTERLRRQATELHDLHGIEAEVLTADLATDKGIEAVEKRLGDRKHPIDLLVNNAGFGNKGRFLDVSMADELTMLKVHCEAVLRLTSAAVTGMKERGRGGVVNVSSVAAFVPRGTYGASKAWVVQFTQGAARDLTGTGVRLMALCPGFTRTEFHDRAGMGTDNIPNWMWLDADKLVTAALSDLTRGKTVSVPDPRYKALMSAVKLTPRGLLGGLTSKTGRKYGPQ, from the coding sequence ATGACGACTGCTTTGATTACGGGCGCGACAGCGGGGATCGGCGCCGCCTTCGCCCGGCGGCTCGCCGCGGGCGGTACTTCCCAGTCCGGCGGGGTGGGAAGCGGCCACAACCTGGTACTTGTCGCCCGCGACACCGAGCGCCTGCGGCGCCAGGCCACCGAACTCCACGATCTGCACGGCATCGAGGCGGAGGTGCTGACCGCCGACCTCGCCACGGACAAGGGGATCGAGGCGGTCGAGAAGCGTCTCGGCGACCGCAAGCACCCCATCGATCTGCTGGTCAACAACGCGGGTTTCGGGAACAAGGGCCGGTTCCTCGACGTCTCGATGGCCGACGAGCTGACCATGCTGAAGGTGCACTGCGAGGCGGTGCTGCGGCTGACGTCGGCCGCCGTGACCGGGATGAAGGAGCGCGGGCGCGGTGGTGTGGTGAACGTGTCGTCGGTGGCCGCGTTCGTACCGCGCGGGACCTACGGCGCGTCGAAGGCGTGGGTCGTGCAGTTCACCCAGGGGGCCGCACGGGATCTGACGGGGACCGGGGTGCGGCTGATGGCGCTCTGCCCCGGCTTCACACGGACGGAGTTCCACGACCGGGCCGGGATGGGGACGGACAACATCCCCAACTGGATGTGGCTGGACGCAGACAAGCTGGTGACCGCCGCGCTGTCCGACCTGACGCGCGGCAAGACGGTGTCCGTGCCCGATCCGCGCTACAAGGCGCTGATGAGCGCGGTCAAGCTCACGCCGCGCGGGCTGCTCGGCGGGCTCACGTCGAAGACGGGGCGGAAGTACGGCCCGCAGTAG
- a CDS encoding MOSC domain-containing protein, with product MKLLTVNVGRPRAVGYTDAPGGATGIDKRPVDGPVAVRDPGRKGTGASGVVGDTVCDLRHHGGSDQAVYAYAREDLDFWERELGRPLANGSFGENLTTSGIDLNGTKIGERWRVGPDLVLEATSGRIPCRTFGGFLGEKGWVRRFTRQGVTGAYFRVVVPGEIRAGDAIEIVHRPDHDVTVALAFRAATTERELLPRVLAAGEALHTEELRIAREYVAKYGDARVGADTADVGQGLSAK from the coding sequence ATGAAGCTTCTGACCGTGAATGTGGGGCGGCCCAGGGCCGTCGGGTACACGGACGCGCCGGGCGGCGCGACCGGCATCGACAAGCGGCCGGTGGACGGCCCGGTCGCGGTGCGCGATCCCGGCCGGAAGGGCACCGGCGCCAGCGGGGTCGTCGGGGACACGGTGTGCGATCTGCGCCATCACGGCGGCAGCGACCAGGCGGTGTACGCCTACGCGCGGGAGGATCTCGACTTCTGGGAGCGGGAGTTGGGGCGTCCGCTGGCCAACGGCTCCTTCGGCGAGAACCTCACGACGTCGGGGATCGATCTGAACGGGACGAAGATCGGGGAGCGTTGGCGGGTCGGCCCGGACCTGGTGCTGGAGGCGACGAGCGGCCGGATCCCGTGCCGTACGTTCGGGGGCTTCCTCGGTGAGAAGGGCTGGGTCAGACGCTTCACCCGGCAGGGCGTCACCGGCGCGTACTTCCGGGTCGTCGTGCCCGGCGAGATCCGCGCGGGCGACGCGATCGAGATCGTGCACCGGCCGGACCACGACGTGACGGTGGCGCTCGCCTTCCGGGCGGCGACGACCGAGCGCGAACTGCTGCCGCGGGTGCTGGCCGCCGGAGAGGCCCTGCACACCGAGGAGTTGAGGATCGCGCGGGAGTACGTGGCCAAGTACGGCGACGCCCGCGTCGGCGCGGACACCGCCGACGTCGGCCAGGGCCTGTCTGCGAAGTAG